From the genome of Terriglobales bacterium:
CCGTCAGCATCACACTGCGCGTTGTCGGTAAATCCGAAGGCAGGGATGCCTATGTCACGCGTGGTCGACGCACGTAACGGTATCGGGTCTTGTCCGAGGGCGACTGTAGTGCACACCAGGAGCAACGTCAAAATGCGCGCCATCAACAGCCCCGTTTCTGTTATGGCAGCCGCAACGCGGGTTCGCGCAGCGAAATATTGGGAGGGGTCATCCGGTCGGCGGCACCGGACAGATCGCCGCATGTCGGAATAAAAGCAACCAGTTCCATGCCGCGACCGGTGCGAGTCTGTCGAGACGCCTTGGCGTAGCGTAGGGGCGTCGCCTTCGGCAGTTTGCCTTCGGGCCCGCATCCATTTTCGGCGCTGCCAACGTAACAGCTCTGATTCTCACCAACCTAGCACTGGGTACCGGGAAACAAATCCCTGCATTGTCCCGAGAATCCCGAGCACGCGAGCGTGTTCCATCGCGTTTGATCACAAGTGCACGTGGTCTGTCTCGAAACGACTTGTCCTGATGAACACACCGCAGCTGCTGATGTGGCGGCGAACACAGCAAATATCAGCGCGAACGCCCCTTTTGGCATGGACGACCTCCTATCGAAAATCCAGCACCGAAAAGCTACCCACTTTTCCAGCGATCCCGCAAGCGGCAGAATGCGTCATTTGCAGATCAGCTTAGGCGCTCTGAGACCTCGTCTCGGACGGCTTCCGCCCCGCCCAGCGCGACACCCTGTACCGGACAATGTTCCTGAATCGAAGGTACTGGCTTGAGCGCTCGCTACTTCAGCGAAGCCGTCATGATCTGGAGAGTTCCGTGCTGCACCTTCAAGAACTCTAGCCCATCGTTTGAAAAGCAAACGGCATTGTTGCCGGTTTCAACACTTGGCTGGTAAGTGCGGAGCACCGCCCCGCTCAGGGCGTCGAGCAGCGAATAACGGTACTGAATCAAACCACGATCGGGAGACCTGGAAAAAGACACCAGCAATTGCCCGCCGTTCACCGCGATGTTGGAGGCGCGAAACCCCGGCTCCGGCGCCTTCACCTGGATTCGACGGATGACCCGTCCCGTCTGCGAGACCACCGTTACCTGGGTATCTTGCAACAGGTAAATATCCCCCACCTCGCTCTCGGCCGCAGCAGCATCGGGTGATCGTCCAAGGACCTCCTTCAGTGCGCTTACTGGGCCTTGGTCCAACGATCGCCGGAGAAGCTGCCCGGAAGCGTCGAACTCGAACAACCCACTTTTTCCTGCTTCAACCGCACTCGGCGCCTCGCGAAAATAACCTTGCAGCAGGACGTGGCCATTTTGGAGCATTGCAAAATTTCTGGCTTCCAGCCCCTGCGGGACATCCAGGCGGATCCTTGTTGGCATGCTCGCGTCGCTGCCGAACTCAAACAGGAGCGGTTTACCCTCATGCGCGTTCACCAGCAACCACAACTTTCCTCGCCTGCTTACCCGGAATGCTACAAACCATGCACTGGCCTCCTGTTGGGGCAGCGAGTAGACGCTTGTGCCGCCCTTTCGATTCAGCCGAAGAATAAGAGGATCGTTGTAAACACGGGTAGCGTGGAAATAAAGATTTCCGGCCTCATCGCATTGAGCATTTCCGAAGCCTCCGAACCCCGGAACCCCTGCATTACGCACGTCCGTAATTGCTAGTGTTATAGGGGGCGGCGCTGATGGTTCTTGCGCAGCCCCCGCCGTGGCAATCGCCGCGGCAAGTACAGCGTAACCAATGCGAGGAAAACTGTTGGTTCGCATTACTGTAGGCTGACTCCCGCTTTGTCTTGAGGAATTCCGTCGGTCGATCCGCAGCTTGCCCAGGCGATTCTGTCGTCATAATCTGGTCGAAACGAAGCATTCTCGATACGCCGTTCCTTCTCAATTCGACGACCCTGCGGTAGGCAACGGTCGGCAGCCATCGAAACGTAACACGACAAGGGAGGGTCGCTGCCGCAATATGTGCCGGGAAAGTCGTAGTCGCAATTTCCAATTTCACCCTCACAGGCAGTCGCCGAGACCATCTGCCCTGTGCAGGAGCAAAGAGTTTGCGTGGTGACCCTGCGACCGCCACATGGAAAAGCAAAGGTTCCAACCAGCAGCAATCCCAGAAGCACAAAGACCTTCCGAAGCGTTTCGTCCTTTGCAGCTCAGAATTCGCGGCATTGTCCCCCCTTGGTAATACGACATGCAAGCGTCAAAGAGCGTCACAGCCGATGTCGTGGCGTCGAAGGGACACATCGACAAATTGCGACGCCCGAGGCAACGCCGTCACATCAGGTACAATCATTTTTTCTGACTCCGCCGCCGCCGGCGGCAATAGAGAGAGCTTGTCGTTGAACATGATGACGGTGATCCCAGCCATGGCCCTGATGGCGGCGGGCTCTCCGCGCGGCGTGGGCCATTACTTCCGCACGCACTTCCTCGACACGACCTTCAAGGGCCTCTACCAGCCAAATGGCTTCGACCTGGCGCTGCTGGTTCCCTACTTCGTCGTCCTCATCATTCTGGCGTTCTACGGGCTGCACCGCTACGTCCTCGTCTATCAGTACTACAAGTATCGGCGCAATCGCTCGCCGCAGCCGCTCGGGCAATTCGCTGACCTGCCGCGGATCACGGTGCAGCTGCCCGTTTTCAATGAGCAGTTCGTGGTTGACCGGCTCATCGAGTCGGTGTGCCGGCTGAATTATCCCCGCGAAAAGCTCGACATCCAGGTGCTCGACGACTCCACCGACGAGACCGTCACCGTCGCCCGCGGCGCCGTGGAGCGCTGGGCGGCGCTTGGCTTTGACATCAGCTACCACCACCGCGACAATCGCGGCGGCTTCAAGGCGGGCGCGCTCCAGGAAGGCATGCAGTCGGCCAAGGGCGGGCTGATCGCCATCTTCGACGCCGACTTCACGCCTCCGGAAGACTTCCTGCTGCGCACCGTGCACTACTTCACCGACCCAACGGTCGGCATGGTGCAAACCCGCTGGACGCACATCAATCGCCACTACTCGTTCCTGACGGAAGTCGAGTCCATCCTGCTCGACGGCCACTTCGTCCTCGAGCACGGAGCGCGCTCGCGCCGCGGCGTCTTTTTCAACTTCAACGGCACGGCCGGCATCTGGCGCCGCGCCGCCATCGAAGACGCCGGCGGCTGGCAGCACGACACGCTCACCGAAGACACCGACCTCTCCTACCGTGCGCAGCTTCGCGGCTGGCGCTTCCGCTACCTGCAGGACGTGGAGTGCCCGGCCGAGGTTCCGGTCGAGATGACTGCCTTCAAGACGCAGCAGGCGCGCTGGGCCAAGGGCCTGATCCAGACGTCGCTGAAGATTCTGCCGTCGGTCCTGCGCAGCAACGTGCCGCGCAAGGTGAAGGTCGAAGCCTGGTACCACCTCACGGCCAACATCAGCTATCCGCTCATGATCGCGCTGAGCGTGCTGCTGTTGCCCGCCATGATCATTCGCTTTTACCAGGGCTGGTTCCAGATGCTCTACATCGATCTGCCCCTGTTCCTGGCCTCGACCTGCTCGATTTCCAGCTTCTATCTGGTCTCACAGAAAGAGCTCTACCCGAAGACGTGGAAGCGCACGTTCCTCTACCTGCCGTTCCTGATGGCGCTCGGCATCGGGCTCACCATCACGAATTCGAAGGCGGTGATCGAGGCGCTGCTCGGCATCCGCTCGCCGTTCGCGCGCACGCCCAAGTATCGCGTCGAGTCGCGCAAGGACAGCGCCGCCCGCGCCCGCAAGTACCGCCGCCGCCTCGGCTGGGTTCCCTGGATCGAGATCGCCATCGGCGCCTACTTCGCCACGACCGTCTACTACGCAGTGGTCAACGAGAACTACTTCACCGTGCCCTTCCTCGGACTGTTCGTGCTGGGCTACTGGTACACCGGCCTGATGTCGCTGCTCCAGGGCCGCTTCGAGCGCCTCTCGCTCACCGCCACCGAGCCGCACAGCAAACCCTACGCCGTCGGGGTCTAAAAGTCGCCGGCCTTCGGTCGTCGGCGAAGGGGCTGGGACTGACACGAACGAAGCCCCACGACGCTGTTCTCTCTTGAGAGTGTCACCAGGTTGCGCGCGATGGTGAACAGCCACGAGCTGAAGGCCGTCTTGCCGTCGTACTGGTGCGCTTCCTCGATCACGCGCGTCCAAGTGTCCGGGAAGTGGTCGTCGGCCGCGGCGCGATGGCTACCGCGCCGTCCAGTCCTCAGCAACCCCGCCCCGAATGCTAGAATCTCGCTTTTTCCCACGAGGTATGACCTTGCGCAAAATCATCGCTGCCCTGTTGCTTGTCTGCTCCGTTTCCGCCGCCGCCCTCGAGCGTCAATCGAATGACGACTACCGCGCGCGTCGCCAGAAACTCGGCGCGCTCGCCAAAGGCGGCGCCGTGCTGCTGTTCGCCTCCACCGAGGCTTCGGCGGGCGACGCCATCAGCGGCTTCCGCCAGAACAATAATTTCTACTACCTCACCGGCAATCCCGAGCCTGGCGGCGCGGTGCTGGTGGTGGGCGCGCGTGAAGCGGCCGACGACAAGCCCGCGCGCGAGTACTCCGAAGTTTTGTTTCTCCCGGCGCGCAACATGGTGCAGGAGAAATGGACCGGCCCCAAGCTCGGGCCCGACAGCCCCGAGGCCAGGCAGGTCACCGGCTTCGACCGCGTGGCCTCCCTGGAGACATTGCCGCGCGTCCTCGCCGAACTCGGCCCGACCAGGATCTACGCTGACGTGCCTCGCTGGAACGGCACGTCGCCTGACGCGCAGGGCATCGAGGGCCTCGCGCGCCTGAACGCCATTTCCGGCCAGGTCGCCGACGCCAAGCCGCTGCTGGCGCAGTTACGCATGGTGAAAGATGCAGGCGAGCTCGCGCTTATCCGCAAAGCGACCGACGCTTCCGTTGCCGCGCACCTGGCCGCCATGCACGCCATGAAGCCTGGCATCAACGAGCGCGAAATCTCCGCGCTCATGCAGTACGAGTTCTTACGCCGCGGCTGCGAGCGCTCCGCCTACGCGCCCATTGTGGGCTCCGGCTTCTACTCCACCGTGCTGCACTACTCCGCCGACGACAAGACCGTGGCCGACGGCGACGTGGCCGTGCTCGACGTGGGCGGCGAATATGGCATGTACGCCACCGACATCACGCGCACCCTGCCCGCCAACGGCCGCTTCACCGACCGCCAGCGCGAGATCTACAACATCGTGCTTGGGGCGCAGCAGGCCGCCATCCACGCCTTCGTCGCCGGCAAGTCGATGCTGCGCGGCGACGGCCCCGACTCGCTCAACAAAGTCGCCAGGGACTACATCAACACTCACGGCAAGGACTTGCACGGCGAGCCGCTGGGCAAGTACTTCATCCATGGCCTCGGCCACTTCGTCGGACTCGAAGTTCACGATCCCGGCGAGAACGTTCCGCTCACCGCCGGCATGGTCTTCACGCTCGAGCCCGGCATCTACATTCCCGAGGAAAAGCTCGGCGTGCGCATCGAAGACACGTTCATGGTCGCTGCCGACGGCTCGCTCGTTTCGCTCAGCGCCAAGCTCCCCAGAACGGCCGAAGACGTGGAGCGCGAGATGAAGAAGCGTTGAACACCGCGCCATCGGGGCGGGTCATTGGGTCCTGACAGCTCGACTCTCGTGACCCGGCCCAATGAACAATAGACCGATGACCCGGTGTTCATTGGCTCTGTTATCCTGTGAGGCTGCATGCTGGTCTTCTATATCGCGCTGGTGGTGTCAGTGCTGGCGCTGGTGTGGGCAGGAATCGCGATCTTCCTCAGGGTGCGCCGGCACATGAGTGAGTCCGCCGGCAACGGGGCTTCGCGGAACCGCACCAAGACCGGCAGCCGAGACGAACAGCCATGAGCAAAGCCACTTCACAAGTCCAGCCGCTCGCCCGCCCGCTTGTTCCGGCGTTCGTGCGCGAAATCACGCTGATTGTCAGCGCCAGTCTTTTTGTCGCGCTTTGTGCGCGCCTCACCCTTCCGCTGCCCTTCACGCCCGTGCCGCTCACGCTGCAGAACTTCGGCGTGCTGCTGGTGGGCATGATGCTGGGCGCCCGTCGCGGATTCGCGGCCCTGGTTCTCTACCTCGCCGAAGGCACGCTCGGAATGCCCGTATTCAATCCCACCGGACCGGGCGGCCTCGCACAACTTCTCGGCCCCACCGGCGGATATCTGATCGCCTATCCGCTGGTCGCTGCCATTGCAGGATTTTTCGCTGACCGCGGACGCAAGTGGCTCACGCCATCGCTCGCCCCGGCATTTTTCGCCGAGCTCTGCCTGGGCGCCGTGCTTGCGGAAGCCTTGCTCTTCGCCGCAGGCGTGGGCTGGCTGGTGCTGATTTCTCGCCAGCCGCTGCTCAACGTGGCGCGCTTGGCCCTCTACCCGTTCCTCTTCGCTGAAGTCATCAAGATCATGGCCGCCGCAGGGTTGGTGTCGCGTCCGGGCGTGGCGCGCCTGCTACGGAGCTGATCGTGGCTGCCAATTCCGACTCCGCCGTCCTCACCTCGGCCGCCGACGTGCGCGACATCACCGTCGCGCACAGCCCCGATTCCGACGACGCGTTCATGTTCTACGGGCTGGCGACCAACAAGGTCCGCCGCGCCGGCCTGCGCTTCACCCACGTCCTTTGCGACATCCAGACGCTCAACCAGCGCGCCATGGGCGACGCTCCCTACGACCTCACCGCCATCTCCTTCCATGCCTATCCGTATGTGCAGGAGAAGTACGCGCTGCTCACCGTGGGCGCCAGCGTGGGCGAAGGCTACGGGCCCATGGTGGTTTCGCCGCGCGCCCTCACCCAAAGCGAGATCAGGCGCAAAACCATCGCTGTCCCCGGCACGCTCACTACGGCCTACCTGGCGCTGAAGCTGTTCGCGCCCGAGGTGCAGACCGAAGTCGTTCCCTTCGACCAGATCATTCCGCGGGTGCTGGCCGGCAAATACGAAGCCGGACTCATCATCCACGAAGGCCAGCTCACCTTCGCCAAGAGCGGGCTGCACCGGGTGCTTGACCTGGGTGACTGGTGGCGCCGCGAAACCGGCCTGCCGCTGCCACTGGGCGGCAACGCCATCCGCCGCGAGCTGGGGGCGGAGCTGATCGCAAACATCGCTTCGGCGCTGCGCGAGAGCATCGAGTACGGGCTGTCGCACCGCGAGCCAGCGCTCGCCTACGCCATGCAGTTCGCCCGCGACCTCGATCCGCAGCTCGCCGATAAGTTCGTGGGCATGTATGTCAACGAGCGCACGCTGGATTACGGCCCTGACGGCCGCGAAGCCGTCCGCCGCCTGCTCGAGATGGGACACGCCGCCGGCATCATCCCGCACGAGATCAAGCTGGAGTTTGTGGGGTAAGAGAACTTCCACCACACAGACACAGAGTCACAGAGAAAAAGTCACTCATTCTTTTCCGAGAAAGGGACGGGAGAGCACGTGATGAACGTTCTGCCGTCTTTCTCTGCGTCTCTGTGGTAAGTGTTATCGCCCCGCTCCCGCCGAGTAGTGCTTTCCGATGATCACGCCGATCTCCACCGCCGCATCGGCATCGAGCCCGTCAAACTCGAACCCTACACCCTCGGCCACGCGATAGCGCGCCACCACGCGCAGGGGCCGCTGAATGCCCTCGCGTTCATCCACGACGACCAGATCGTAGAGCTGCCCGAGGCGAAAGTCTTTCTGCGTGTCTACCAGGAGACCGCCTCGCCCAATCACCGCCACAGGCCCGAGCACTTCCTTCTCCGCGGTAGTTGCGACTACTTTGGCCGAGGGTGGCAGCGCCACCCGTTCAAACTTCCGGCGCTCGTGCACGCAGCCCTCCCCGTCGAGCTGACTTGCGGGAACTATGCAGAATCCACGGCACTACTACCAGCAAAAAGGTACCACCTTCACAAGGCCAAAATACGCCAAATCGCGTCGCCCCCGGGACTTCTACTGTATCGGTTCGGGAAACGAGAATATCGGGTCAATATCCACCGGCACTCCGGTGACGCCGGCCAGCGACTTCTTCAGTTCATCCGGCATCTTGTCGTAACGAGCCAACAGCGCTTCTCCGCGTTGCCGGTCGCCAGTCGCCTCGATCTCCAGCAGCTCTTTGGCGAGCGCCGCGATGGCTGCCGGCATCCGCTGATAATCAACCCGGTAGCGGCCCGAGACGCTGCGTGTGATCGCCTTCTGCTCCGCGAGGAAATTGAACTCCATCATCTCGGCGCGGCCATGCGCCTCAGCCACGCCGAAGCGCATGGTGCGAAACATGCCCGCGACATACGACGCGTAGTACTCCGGCAGGCGCTCTTTCGGCAGCGCACCCTTGTCCACGAGCCACTTCAAACCGAACATGCCCACGGTGTCAGCCTTGGCCTCTTCCAGCCCGCTGTAGGCCGGCCCAACCGCCTCGCGGATGTCCACCTGCTGGCCGTTGCGGCGGGCAAACGCCGGTCCCAGGCCGTGGCAGATCTCGTGCATCACGGTCGATGCCATGTAGCCTTCGCCCGAGGCCTGCGCCGCCTGCTCCGGTTCCATCAGCTTGCGCGCGATCGGCAGGATCACCACGTTCACGCGCGCATCCATGAAGTTCTTGAAGAACAGCTTTTTCGATCCCTTTTCCTGGTGGATGCGCGGATCGTTGGGCAGATTGTCGGCCACCGGCTGGTATCCATGGCGCAAGTCGCCGGAGCGGAACGGCGTGTCCATCACCTCCATGGGCGTGAGGTGTTTCTGCTTGCTCGGACGGTCCTCGGGCGGAAGCGGCAGCGCCTCCTGGATGTCAGGCACGTACTTCTGGTAAAGCGCCAGCTTCTGGCTCTCCTCGCGGTTGCGGATCATCACCGCGCCGCCGTAGCTGGTCTTCACGCCAAGCAGGCCGTCGAGATAGGTCTCGTAGGGCGCATAAATAATGTCGAACTTCGGATCGTTCAGCTCCAGCCAGGCGATATCGCTCGGGTAGTAGTCGTCGGTGAGCAGCGCGTCGGCGCGCAGCGTGAGGAAGCGCGCGAACGCCGGATCGTCGCTCAGCGCCGCGGCCTCCTTCAGCAGCCTGGCGGCGGGAAGAAGGAACTCGCGGTAGGCCACGCGGTACGGGATCGCGTCGAGTTCGCCGCCGTTGCGACGCACCACCGTGCGTTCATCGTAGATGGCCTTCTTCTTCTCCGGATGAGCGGCCACGTACTTCTCGATCTCTTCGCGCGTGATGCCCTCGGGATAGAATCCGCGGCCCGGCGAGAGCGATTCCGTGCCCACGAACGGCCGCTCCTCTTCCAGCAGATCGAAGCGGCTTCCGTTGATGCGCAGCATGCGCGCGATCTTCTGGTCCCGCGGGTTCCTGCTGTTCATCAGGCGCCTGAGCAGCGCCAGCGCTTCAGAATCCGACTGCCGCCAGTAGATGTAATCAATGTAGTGGTTCGCCTCCACCAGCTTGTCCACCAGTTGCCGCTCGCGCGCGCTCAGGCCAGCGCCGTTGAACGGCATCCGGTAGGGCTGCCACTTGGCAAGCTGCTGGTCCAGGTCCGCCGCGGGCTTCAGACTCTGCGCGCCGCGCGCCGTGCCCGTACGCGCCATTCGCGCGGCCGGCGCCGGTTGCGTCTTTTTTTTGACAGCTTGCGCCGATGCTCGGTTGGCGGCGGTAAGACAAAGGGAGAAAACCAGGCAGGCACTCAGAAGGGTTCGCATGTAGGCCGAAAAATCTTATCACTCCGGATCGCCCGACCGGCCCCTCACTCGATCACCCGATGGTCTGGTGGCCTGCGTGTCCCTTCGTGTCTTTGTGTTTCCGCTTTAGATCTTGACCCTGTTCGCCAGTGCGTCCGATCACCCGCTCAACCGATTTATGATGGTGAGGTGCCCGACCCGCAAATCCTCCTGATCGACGCCGACGACACGCTCTGGGAGAACAACATCTACTTCGAGCGCGCCATCGCCGAGTTCATCTCGTTCCTGAACCACCGCGAGCTTTCGCCGCCCGAGGTCCGCGAGGTGCTGAACCAGGCCGAGCGCGATTCGATCGTCACCCACGGATACGGCCTGCACAGCTTTGCCCACTCGCTCGTGCAGACGTTTGAGCGCCTTTCGGTCGAACCGCTCACGCCGGCGCTGCACGAGACCATTCACGGCTTCGCCCATGCCATCGCCGAGCATCCCATCGAGATCATCGAGGGCGTGCCGGAGACGCTCCAGTACCTCGCCGGACGGCATCGGCTGCTGCTGGTGACCAAGGGCGTGATCACCGAGCAATCGGGCAAAGTCGAGCGCTCGGGCCTGAAGGAATACTTCACCGCCGTGGAGATCGTGGCGGAAAAGAATCCCGACGCCTACCGCTCCCTGGTCAGCAAGTACGCCCTTGCCCCCGGCGTGACCTGGATGGTGGGCAACAGCCCGCGTTCCGACATCAATCCTGCGCTCAGCGCCGGCCTGAACGCCGTCTTCGTGCCCCACGACCAGACCTGGGTGCTGGAGCACGAAGAAGTGGGCGTGCCCAGCGCCGCCGGAAAGCTGCTCCAGGTGCAGCGTTTCGCCGATCTGCAGGTCCACTTCTAGCACTCAGCATTCAGCACTCAGCCCCTGCACGCCCTCGCCTGGCAACCACCCTTTGCCGGGCTCAATCGTGTGAGGGCTGAATGCTGAAATGCCGAGTGCTGAGTGCTGCGGTCGGCGGTTACCCCGCGCACCGCCCCGGTTACTCCCGTGACCCTCCGAACCAAGCTAACCAATTAAGCCGTTGCCGCGGCGCGTGGTAGGCTCGCACTGCTCGGCGTATTTTTCTCCCACGCCTGCGTGGCGGTGAGAAAAGACAATTTCCGTCGCCTCCTGATGACGTTCGAGGCCCTCGCGGACCTTGGCCCCATCGTCACCGGCGAAGGCGACTTCTCGCAGACTTCGCGCACGCTGCTCGCTTCGCTGCTGGAAGCGGTGGGCGCGCGCGAAGGCGCCCTCCTTTCCTTCACCGACAAGCCCGCCGTGCTGCGTTCGCTGGCCGCGCAGGGATTCCTCGCGTTCCCCGACCCGGCGCTCATTCCGCTGCTGCCGCGCAACGTGCACGCGCTGAACACGGCCAAGCTGCCGCAGATCATCGGACCCGGCGGCACAACGATTGACAACTTCCTCAGCTCCAACGGCAACGTGGCGCCGGAGCTGTTCAAGTGCATCGCCCCGCTGCGCATCGGCAGCAAGCTGGTGGGCGTGATCGCGCTGGGACGTCGCCACGGCGAAGCGCTCTACGGCCCCGACGAAGTCGACGCGCTCACCCTGCTCTCGCACTATGTGGCGCTGGCGGTGCACAACTGGGCGCTGGCGCAGTCGCTGGAGCACCGCATCACCGAAAACCTGCGGCTGATGGCCTCGCTGCACACCTTCTACGACAACGCCCTGGAGGCCTTCGCCGCCGCCATCGACATCAAGCACGTCAACGTCCGCGGACACTCGCTTCGCGTGGGCCGCTACTCGGCCGGCATCGCCGAGGCCATGGGCCTGGAGCCGGCGCAGGTGGCGGGCATGCGCGCCGCAGGGCTGCTGCACGATATCGGCAAGGTGGCGGTGGACAAGCGCCTGTTCGCCAAGCCGGCGGCGCTCGATCCGGAAGAATTCCGCGAGATGGCCGACCACACCACCGTGGGCCACCGCATCGTAAGCGGCGTCGAGTTCCCCTGGCCGATCGTGCCCGAGGTGGTGCGCTCGCACCACGAGCGCGCCGACGGAACCGGCTATCCCGACAAGCTTCACCTGCCCGAGATCGCCATGCCCGCGCGCATCACCGCCGTGGCCGATACGTTTGACGCCATGGTCACCGAGCGCCCGTATCGCGCCGGCATGAGCGTGGGTGAAGCGCTGAGCGAACTGGTGCGCATCGCTCCGCAGAAGTTCGACCCGCAGGCGGTGCAGGCGCTGCTCATCCAGGTCCGCCGCGACGCCGCCGGCAGCAACCGCACGTCATTCCTCGACGAGAGCGTGGTGTGCAACATCGCGCCGACCGATGTGGACCACCTGGCCTCGTCGCTCAACCACAAGGCGACGAACGGGCGGGTGTATCTGACCTAAGACCGCCCTCCGCTGCCCGCTCCCCGATCTCCGCGTCGGCCAGAAGGCAGCATTTCGGTGGAAGCATCGGCCTTCAGGCCGGTGAAAACGACGCCCCCGAAGATTCTTCGGCCTTGGCCGCGGGCCGGGGCTGAAGCCCATTTTCCATGCGCCAGGATTCGCCGGGCTGAAGCCCGGCGCTTCCACCGGCGCGTTATCGCGCGCAATCCGGGCCTCCACCTCTCCTTCTCCCTACCGGATTTACCCATCAAGCCCCTTTGGGGCAAAGCCCCTCCCCTCCCCCCTCCCCCTTCCCCTCGGTCCAGCAGAATCAAGACTTTGGCGGGAAATTCCCGCCAATACAGGCGATCTACAGAGGTTAGAGGTAAATACAGGCGCCGCAAGGATTTAGCTATCAAAGAGCAAGGCCCGCGCGTGTGCGCAGGCCTGCTTCCAGTGTAGCGGATTCCGTGGGGAGAATGGGAAGGAGCAGCTGAGATTTATTGCGAATGTTGACAGCAGTTTGCGGAGAAATCTCGTGCTGTAGCGCTTGACAACATTCATGAGGGTCACGCGAACCGGCCCAGTCGGTGCTAGCTCGTGTGGCTGAGTTGCGATGTGATCGCGCGGTATCAAAGACTCGAGATCGGGGGCAGCGGGATGCCACGCAAGGCTCAATACGTGTGCCGAAACATTGGTGGCGGTTCCGCTAGCGCCGAAGGTTACGGTCACATTCGGAGCGACCGCTTGCCATTCGCTGTGCGGCTGTTCCAGGCGGCTCTTCGCCGGTCGCGATAGGTGCCAGAAATGGTGAGCCCAATGCTCCAACAACCACAAACGTGGTCAAGTCTCGAGTGTTCCATTGCATGTAGCTGATTTGATCAGCTTCAATCATCGGAGTTTTCGCCCTCCGCAACTTTTTCCGGCCTCCGGGTTTAACGGAACCAGAGAACGTGCACCTTGTTCCCCCTAGCACGCAAGGGCCGCGTGCAAAGCCTCACCGGGCTGGTTACTCCAGCCTGGTGGGGTCCTCCTCATACAATGTCATGGGCCCGCGGTAACGAACGCACACGGAGCACAACATGAGGATGACGCGGAACGGGCTTACATCCCTGGTCGCGGCCGGAGTGGTGGTGGTGGGTCTGCTGGCGGCCGCCGGGTTCGCGGAAAAGCGCGCCAAGACGCCGCAGCTCGACGAGAGCAAGCGCGCGCTGCATGCCCTGAATCGGCTGACCTTCGGCCCGCGCCCGGGCGAGGTGGACCGCGTGGCGCGCATGGGCGTGGACAAGTGGATCGAACAGCAACTGCATCCGGAAAGCATTGACGATGGCCAGCTCGAAGCGCGCCTCTCCGGCTTCCGCACGCTGAAGATGGATTCACGCACGCTGGCGCAGAACTTTCCGCCGCCGCAAGTGATCAAGGCGGTCGCGCAAGGACGCCGTCCGCTGCCCAACGATCCGGAAAAACGCGCCGTGTACGAAAGCGCCATCGATCGCTACGAGCAGAGGAGAGAGAAGAAGCTCAACGCCACCGACAAGAACAGTCCCAATGGCAATGGGAACGACAACGGCAACAGCAATGACACCGCCACCGGCGCACCGGCCGATCCCAGCGAGCCTGACATGCGTGCCGGCGCGAATGGCGGCGGGCAGCCAGCAACCAACACGGCCGACGCCGGCAACGGGCGGCGCAATCGGAAAAACGACGATCCCGAACTGCGCGCGCGCCGCCGCGAAGCGCGGATG
Proteins encoded in this window:
- a CDS encoding Zn-dependent hydrolase, with the protein product MARTGTARGAQSLKPAADLDQQLAKWQPYRMPFNGAGLSARERQLVDKLVEANHYIDYIYWRQSDSEALALLRRLMNSRNPRDQKIARMLRINGSRFDLLEEERPFVGTESLSPGRGFYPEGITREEIEKYVAAHPEKKKAIYDERTVVRRNGGELDAIPYRVAYREFLLPAARLLKEAAALSDDPAFARFLTLRADALLTDDYYPSDIAWLELNDPKFDIIYAPYETYLDGLLGVKTSYGGAVMIRNREESQKLALYQKYVPDIQEALPLPPEDRPSKQKHLTPMEVMDTPFRSGDLRHGYQPVADNLPNDPRIHQEKGSKKLFFKNFMDARVNVVILPIARKLMEPEQAAQASGEGYMASTVMHEICHGLGPAFARRNGQQVDIREAVGPAYSGLEEAKADTVGMFGLKWLVDKGALPKERLPEYYASYVAGMFRTMRFGVAEAHGRAEMMEFNFLAEQKAITRSVSGRYRVDYQRMPAAIAALAKELLEIEATGDRQRGEALLARYDKMPDELKKSLAGVTGVPVDIDPIFSFPEPIQ
- a CDS encoding HD domain-containing phosphohydrolase, whose protein sequence is MTFEALADLGPIVTGEGDFSQTSRTLLASLLEAVGAREGALLSFTDKPAVLRSLAAQGFLAFPDPALIPLLPRNVHALNTAKLPQIIGPGGTTIDNFLSSNGNVAPELFKCIAPLRIGSKLVGVIALGRRHGEALYGPDEVDALTLLSHYVALAVHNWALAQSLEHRITENLRLMASLHTFYDNALEAFAAAIDIKHVNVRGHSLRVGRYSAGIAEAMGLEPAQVAGMRAAGLLHDIGKVAVDKRLFAKPAALDPEEFREMADHTTVGHRIVSGVEFPWPIVPEVVRSHHERADGTGYPDKLHLPEIAMPARITAVADTFDAMVTERPYRAGMSVGEALSELVRIAPQKFDPQAVQALLIQVRRDAAGSNRTSFLDESVVCNIAPTDVDHLASSLNHKATNGRVYLT
- a CDS encoding HAD family hydrolase, with product MPDPQILLIDADDTLWENNIYFERAIAEFISFLNHRELSPPEVREVLNQAERDSIVTHGYGLHSFAHSLVQTFERLSVEPLTPALHETIHGFAHAIAEHPIEIIEGVPETLQYLAGRHRLLLVTKGVITEQSGKVERSGLKEYFTAVEIVAEKNPDAYRSLVSKYALAPGVTWMVGNSPRSDINPALSAGLNAVFVPHDQTWVLEHEEVGVPSAAGKLLQVQRFADLQVHF